Below is a genomic region from Treponema sp. OMZ 798.
CTTTTCCGGTATAAAGCATCTCGCGGTATTCGTCATCGCTTTTAGGAATCTGCATTCCTACATAACGTGAATAAGGAGAATAATCGAATACCTTGTTTTCCATAGAGAAGGCACCGGAAGGTTCGTATATCCTTGTTTCAAAAACAGCCTTTAATTTTCCGGGAGATTTAGCTTCCGATGAAAGATAAAGATTTATATCGGCCTTTCCCGAATCATCTAAATTTCCTTCCCAAATTTTATTTAGATCTTGTTGTACTCTAAGTTCGGGATTTATAAAATTATAGTTTTTATAATTTTCAAATGGATTTCTGTTTAAGACATAGCGGGCGGAAATCTCGGCCTTTAAGCCTGAAGCCTTAGCTCCGTGGAGCCATTCGCCTCCGATTACTGCCGGATTGTATCCTTCCGAAAAATATTTTGCTTTTGGATTAAGATTTACAAAAAGACGGTTGGGCACAATGGCTTCAACCTTTATGCTCTTAGACCAAGTTTTTCCTCCGGCGGTAACCCTGGCATACCAAGTGCCGGTCTTGTCTTGAGGATTAGTTTTAGTATCTATTCTGTAAAAACCGTCCACCGAAGAGGTAAAGACCTTGGACTCCGTTTTTTTTCCTAAGGGGTCTTCAAGGTAGAATTTAACGGGATAATCTTTGGGGAGGTTCTTTTCCAAATCCTGTAAAATAAATACCAGATGAATATCGTCGCCCGGCCGCCAAACTCCGCGCTCCCCGTAAATATAGCCCTTGACTCCTTTTTTTGAAGATTCGCCTTCTACCTGAAAGTGACTTGTAGAAAGTATATCGGAATTAAGGGGAAGCCAGTTGACATCTCCATTTTTTTCGGCTTTGATAAGGAATGCTTGGTTTTCGTTTTTGAGCATCAAAAGTCCGTCGCTGTCGGTTTTTCCGGACTCCAATTCTTTTTGAGCAAAGTTGAATAAGCTTATCTTGACTCCGCTCATGGGTTCTGCCGTCAATAAGTCGGCGGCGCTTATATAGAGTTTACCGTCTCTGTCTTTTTTTGCAGATAGGCCTATGTTAGAAACCAAGACCTTTTTTATCGCCATACAATATTTACTGTAAGAAGGGAGGTAGAAGGCCGGATGATTCGGGTTTTCTCTCTGCTGCCAAAAGTTGTATCTATCCTCGTCTTCTATCTCCGAAGTGTTCCAATAATCTGTTTCAATGTTTTTAAAGTTTTCAAGTTCGCTTATGTCCTTGGGGAATGGAAGGTGTGCAAACTCGTTATTCTTTGAAGGAGATTGGTACATGCTGTGTTTTTTTGTAAAGCTCGCACGAAGCTCGAACATTCCGCCGGGGAATTGTTTTACCAGTTTGCTTATATCCAGGGAGTGCTGAACTGTTTTATTTTTCATTGAGCTCGTCCATTCAAAGTCAAAGCTTTGTCTCCAAACAGGCTCTCCAACGCGGTTTAGTTCATCACTTCCGTCTATGCTATTTATTTGAAAGAACTGAGCCATGTTCTTATCGTAGATTTGAAAGGCTTCGAGCATGAGACCGCTTATATTCTTTGTAGAAACAAGGACAGACATTTCCTTTGCCGGAGTTATGTTTCCTGCCTTTGTAAAGCGTATGATAGGCTTTTCCCAGGCAACAGTTATTGCAAAATCCGCTTCCGACTCAAGCTTTTTTCCTCTTGAGTTTTTTATTCCGGGAAGAATCGATATCTTTGTATCGTCGGGGAATATTCCGCTTTGTGAAAATATTTTAAGCTTGTATCCGTCGATGCTGTATCTAAAAGGAATTTCGGGAGAAGAAGCAATTCTTATAAAACCCCTTAAATCTTGTGACGGGTCGAGAGCATCCGAAAAGTTTACGCTTATTTCGCTTCCGGTTTCTTGATAAAACGAAGTTACCTGAAAAACAGACTGGGCAGCAACAGTAAAACCCCTGGAGTCTCCTCCGGCTCCTCCGAGGGCTGCCAGATCCCATGAGATATTTAAATGCTGCACTTCTTTTTTTCTGCTTATTTCTTTTATGATGATCTTATATTGATTGGAATTTGGGCCTTGACTTACCTTTACGGCCGGGTTTGACTTTGTATTTCCTAATTTTAACTCGGCCGTAAGCATCTTCTCTATTGAAGTGATGCTTTCAGGGATATCCGTTTCGCCTATACCCTCAAATCTAAAAATATTCTCCCTTTTTTCGTCAGGAATGAGTTCCCCCGATAAAAGAATAAATTCCGGCCGGGCTATACTGAAGGTAAGGCTTACAGTCTTTTTCTTTTCGGTGTTTTCGAGGAGGAGGCTTACATCCAAATCTAAGTTTAGGTCAGTCTTAAAATTATAGGCCGATGAGGGGATAAAGCTTATTTGATTTTTACCGATTATCTTCCATTCGCCTGAGGGCTTGGGATTAAAAACGCAGGCCTTTTCGAGGTTCTCAGGATACTTTATTTCTTCCTTAAAAATCACATTAATAGGCTCAAGCCGCTTTAAGGCTCCGTAGCTTACACTTTCAATATCATCCATTGCATTTTGCAAGGTTTGTTCACTTTTTTTACAACCGGCAACAAAAACCGATACCGACAAAACAAAAATAAGAGCTTTTAAAAGCTGTTTTAATGAGGGGGTTAAACTTTTCATAGCTATATAATAGCACAGAGTATGAAAATTTTCAATTGAGACATAAGTAAAAATGTACAAGGATGTCCGATTCAATAACTGCCACGGACGGCGGTGGTTCCATGCTTTAGAGAGTTTTGCTGTCAAGCAAAACTCTAAGCTTAAAATCGGACACGGATGTCCGATTTTAACCGAACCCCTTGTCTTTCTCCTACAAAAGTGCTATAAAGTAAAGAGTTTCTTACAAGGACTTTAAAATCATGGATGGGTTAAAAAAGGCGCCTCACATAACTTTATACATTCTTTTCTTTTTTTTGTTTTATCTTTCGAGCGTTAAGCATATAGAAGTTTTAATACTCTGGGTTTTTATAGTTATTTCCATGATCTTGATTTTTTCGCCTGAAAGGATTAAAAACTTAAAATCGGTTTTGGGTGTGCTGCCCTTTGTGATAATGGTGCTCCTTCCCTTTTTTATCCGCGGTTTTTACAATGTGCCGATAGAGCAAAGATATTTTTCTGCAAAGCTCATACTCCGCCTCATGTGTGCGATGATGACTATTTCCTTTATTTCTTCAAAATACTCTTATCTTTATTTGGTCGAAGGCGTGATGAAGCTCGGCCTTCCCAATTTCTTAAATCAAATTATTTCCCTTACCTTTAGATATTTCTTTATGGTAAGGACAGATATAGACAAGACCGCAAAGGCGATGAATGCCCGCTGTTTTGACAATGCCCGTACCTTTTCAAAGGTTTCAACCTACGGCGAAATGATAGGCGGCTTTTTTTTGAAGGCGGCGGATCACGGCGACAAGGTTTATAATGCTATGAGAGCTCGGGGCTTTACCTCCGAAACAAAATTTAAGCCCGAAAAAATTGCCTCGCCCCTTTATATAGGCCTTCTTGTCTTCTTTGTTTTGCTCTTTGCGAGTCTTACAATAATAGAAAGATTTATGGAGATCCCATGGCTGTTTTAATCGAAAATTTATCCTACACCTATCCCGACGGAAGGAATGCAATACACAGTATAAATGCTCATTTTGAAAAAGGAAAAAAGACCGCCGTAGTCGGTCTAAACGGTTCCGGTAAGTCAACCCTTCTTTATCATCTTAACGGAACAATTTTGCCTCAAACGGGAAGGGTGAGCATCTTGGGAGAGGATGTTTCCAAAAAGAGTTTAAATTCGATAAGAAAAAAATCGGGCTTCTTGTTCGATTATCCCGATCATCAGCTTTTTTTGACAAGCGTCTACGAGGACATAGGTTTCGGTCTAAAGAACTTAGGTATGGATAGGGAAGAAATAGAAGCAGCCGTAAACCGTATCTTAAAAAAGCTTAATATCGAGTACTTAAAGGATTATTCGCCCTATCAGCTTAGCTTGGGGCAAAAGAAGATTTGTGCCATAGCAGGCGTCCTTGTTATGGAGCCTGAAATCATCGTATGCGATGAACCCTTTTCGGGGCTTGACAGCAAGGTAAAATCTGCCTTTAAAGCTATCTTGGATGATTTCTCCAAGGAAGGAAAGACGATTATTTTTTCGACCCATGATCAGGATTTTTGTTATGAGTGGGCCGATAATGTTTATGTGATGAACGAGGGAGAGCTGGTTGCTGGAGGGGAGGCCGTGAGCGTTTTTAATAATGCAGAGGTGCTTCAAAGGGCCGGCATAGTTATGCCTAAACTTGCAAGGCTTTTCGGCCATAAAAATCCGGCCCCGCGTTCTGTTGAAGATGCCTTACATCTATTGTTATAGGGTATAGGAGGTTTGATAAACAGCTCGGCACAAATCGTGCCTCACTGTTTATCTGCCGAGTTTTAGGAGGAGTTATGCATATATCCGATGGAGGATTATCGACGGCGGTTTGTGCCGTGGGTTATGCGGCCGGTGCTGTAGGAATTGCGTTTGCCGTCAAGGGAACAAAAGAAGAGGATATCCCGAAGATAAGTCTTATGGCGGGAACTTTTTTTGCTATTTCGTTAATTATGATTCCGATCCCGCCGAGCTCGGTTCATCCGCTCATGTGCGGTCTGATAGGAATTATTGTCGGGCGTAAGGCGCCCCTTGCGTTTTTTCCTGCCCTGCTGCTGCAAGCTCTCTTGTTCCAGCACGGCGGGATTACAACCCTCGGAGCCAACACCCTGATGCTTTCCGTTTCTTCAATATTATCGGCAATTATTTTTTATAATTGGAAGAGCGATAATGTGCTTTTAAAGGGAACGGTTATCGGGGCTCTTTCCGTAATCTTTGTAGTTTTGGTTTTGTCGGTTCTTCTTATGACGGGTGGAAGTTTTGCAAAGGAGACCTTTATAGCCCTCTTTGTTTCTCACTCAGTCGTCATGGCGGTTGAAGCTGTAATTACCGGCTTTGCAGTCAAGCTCATGATGAAGGCGAGACCCGACTGGTTTAAAAGGAATTTATAAAAAAAATCTTAATTAATTTGATTTTTATATAGAAGGTAAATTATGAAAAAATATGCTTTTACATTATTGTTTTTATTTGTTGTAAGCTTTGCAGCTTTTTCTCATGCAATGTTTTTGGAACTAGTAGAGCCCGGAGTTTTTCAGGTGCAGTATGACGGCGGAGGCTTTACCCCCGGCACCAAGGTTATCCTTTATTCAGACGGAGGCTTTGATGTAATTCAAGAAGGTGTGGTAGATGATAAGGGATTTTACCGCTTTGATCCCTCTCTTAAAGTAATGTCGGCAGAGGCTTCGGATGGGGCAGGCCATGTTGCCTATTGGGAGGCAAGCGAAGAAGAAATGTCAGAAGAAGGAACTTCAAAAGAAGTCGAATCTTCCGAAGCTTCTGCAGCAAAACCGAAACGAATCAAAACCAAAAGACCGAGTAAGCTCCCAATAATTTTGACCGTTTTAAATACCTGTGCAATTGTTTTTCTGTTCTTTGAATTTAGAACCTTTAAAAAGAAGGTATTAGATAAAAAGAATTAAAATTAGATTTCTTTATTTTGAAGTTTATATTAGGAGAAGGACAAGACTTTAATTATTCCATATTGGATAGTATTTTGTCTTTCTCCTAATTTTTTATTTAAGTCTTGTCATATTAAAAAAGGCTAGGAGACATAAAAAGCATCCTGCAAAAAGAAAGACCGGATAGAAAATTCCTGTTGCGGCTATGCTGCTTCCGATAAGCATGCCTATCGGTGAGGATATTTGAATCAGCACGGTATTAAAGGCAAAAAATCTTCCTGAAAATTCGGGATCTACTTTTTTTTGGTAAAGGCTTGTTGTATGGACATTAAAGAGTCCCATACTAAAACCCGCCGATAGGGCGGATAAGCTTACAATACTGCCAAGTAAAATTACATTAAATAAAAAGTTGTTTTCTCTTAAAAAATAAAAATAAAAACCTAAGATCAAAAAAGAAAGAGACTGCAAAATCAAAGTAAATAATTTTACATTTTTACCTGAAACTTTTTGGGAAGCAAGACTGCCTAGTATATTCCCTATTCCTATGCCGAAAAAACAAATTGAAGAAAAAAGGGTTAAAAAAGATTTTTCGTCTTTTAAAAAATTATTTATAAAAGCAAAACCTGTCTGCCAATTAAGAGTAAAAACCGTCTTAAACTGATAGGTAAGTATATTCGAAAAAATAGGTGTACAAAAAAAGTTTAAACATGAAGCCAGCAAGGCTAGACTTAAAAGTTCTTTTTCGCCTAAAACATAGCGGTACCCGTCGAAGATTTTTTTTAACTTTGAATCGGTTTTCTTTTGTTCATCTTTCTTTTTAAAATCATAGCGGATAAAAATCTCGGATAGGGCCGATATAAAAAAACTTAGAGCATTGATCAAAATACAGAGCTCGCAGCCTAGAAGCATCACAAGCCCTGCCGCAAAGATAAGGGCAAGCATCGAAATTAAGCTTCTGCTCATTTCCAAAACCGAATTAGCCTTTTTTAAATTTTCTTTATTTATTAGTTCGGGTAAAATTGCCCTGCTTGCCGGTTTAAAGATTGCTAGACAAAAGCCTTGCGAAACACTTATAAGGCAAAATAAAAATACCTTTAAGTTAAAATCTAAATTTACCGCAATCAAAAATAGAATAAAAATATTTAAAACAAATTGAGCCGAGTCGCTTAAGTATAAAAGCTTTTTTTTGTTAAAGCTGTCTACAATTGAACCCGAAAAGAGCGAAAAAACAATTCTTGAAAATTTGGCTGCAGAATAAACAAGGGCGAAATTTACAGGATTATCGGTTTGAAGAGCAACCCAGATAGAAAGGGCTACGCTTCCTATCTCATCTCCTATCAGCGAAGTGATTGTACCGAAATAAATTAAAAATAAATTACGGTCTTCTGTTCTTTTTTGAATTTGCATAAAAGCATTTTAACCTTTGATACCGGATTCGTCAATCCAGTTTTCGAGTTTAAGAGCTTTTATTCTTTTAAATTCTTTTGTATTATTCGTTACCAATATTCCGTTATTGTATAAGACTATTGACGCTATAAGTAAATCGTTGGGCCCGATAATGATACCGTTTTTTTCCGGCTTTGAACGGATGTCTGCATAGGTGTATGCCGCTTCATCCGAAAAAGGCTCAGCTTCAAATTCTTTAAAAAATACTTCAAGCCTTTTCAGATTCTCTTTCTTTTTGATGCTCTTATATGCACCCAATAAAAGTTCAGCCTTTACAATTGCCGGAAGCCTTATCTTGGAAGGAGGAATAGACAAAATTTTATTTTTGATGGATTGATATTTTCCGTTTAAAAAATAAATACAGATATTTGTGTCCAAATAATACATTATAAGAACTCCCTAAGGCTGTCATCTTCCCATTTCGGCTGTTCCGGTCTTTTAAAGGTTTTATCATCTATCGAGCCGAAAAGATCTATAAATTCTTTGGAGTAGGAAGGCTCAATTTGAGGAAGAATTTTTTCCAGCACCCAGCTTGAAATAGATTTGTTTGCATTTTTGGCGGCTTTTTCAATTTTTTCAAAATGACTTTCTTTTACATATAAGGATATCTGCGGCATCCGTCATACCTCCTATTATGTCAATTATAAAGCTTTTTTATTTAACCGTCAAGTATACTTGCAAGTATATTTGTAATATAAGATTAGGAGTCCAAAATTCCAAGATACCGATTTCTCGGTATTTTAAAGCCGCCGAAGCGCCTTATGTTTTCGGAAGGGATTTGGGCATCGATTAAAAGGCCTTTTTTGTTTTTAAAAAAGTCTTGGGAAAAGAGGGCAAAGGCGGTTTTGGAAGCTCCGCTTACCTTGCTGAACATGGACTCGCCTATAAAGACCTCGTTTATGTAAAGCCCGTAAAAGCCGCCTGCCAATTCGCTGCCTTGCCAAGCTTCAACTGAGTGGGCAAAGCCTAATTTATGAAGGAGCCTGTAAGCTTGAAGCATGTCATCTGTGATCCAAGTTCCTTTTTGTCCCTCTCTTTTTATTAGGGCGCAGTTTTCTATAACTTCATCAAAGGCCGTATTTTGCGTTATCCTAAAATCGGCTTTTTTTATTTCTCTTTTTAATCGGGACGGAATATGAAAGGAATCTTTGTTTATAACAAAGCGCAAGGAAGGGGAAAACCAAATTATAGGGTCTTCTTCCGAAAACCAAGGAAAAAAAGAATGTCTATAGGCCGAAAGAATCATGCCGGGTGAAAGGTTCCCTCCCGATATAATCTCATCATCTTGGGATTTTTGAATATAATCTTCTTCACCGAAGGCCTTGTTAAAATCAAAAAAATCATCGCTTTCAAGCCAAGGAAAATCCTTTTGACTTCTTTTTAAGAGTATATTTTTTTCACCGGAACTTAAAAGCGATAATGAAGAAAAACCCGTCAACATTGTTTTTAAGTATTAAGCCCTTTATTTTACGCTCAAAACCAAATAGGGCTTTTTAGTCTTATCCCCGATACGGCATTTTACGGAGCTTCCCTTTTTTGTTTCTCCGAAAAGAATCATGTCGGTTAAGGGCGTTACAAATTCGTCTTCGACAAGGCGGGCCGCATTGCGGGCTCCGAATTCTTCCGAATAGCCTTTTTCGGCTAAAAGAGGAATAACATCTTCTTCAAGCTCAAGTGTGATCTCTTTTTCGGCCAGTTGAGTACATATTTTTTCAACTTCTTTTTTGATGATGAGGCTCATAACCTGCATTGTAAGAGGTCCGAATTTTATGATTGCATCAAGTCTGTTTCTGAATTCGGGGGTAAAGGTCTTTTCAACAGCCTCATCCACGGCCGATTCCGAAATGCGCTCTCCTCCGAAGCCTATCAAGGGTTTTCCTATATTTGAAGAGCCTGCATTGCTTGTCATAATAAGAATTATATTGTTAAAGGCTGCCTTCCTTCCCTGATTATCCGTGAGGGTTGCATAATCCATAATCTGTAATAGAATGTTATAGATGTCGTGGTGAGCCTTTTCTATCTCGTCCAATAGAAGAACCGCATTAGGGCTTTTTTGCACGGCAGAGGTTAAGAGTCCTCCTTCTTCAAAACCTACATAACCGGGGGGAGAGCCTATGAGGCGGCTTACCGTGTGCTTCTCCTGATATTCGCTCATATCGAAGCGGAGAAGGGGAATACCCAACTCTTCGGCGAGGGTCTTAGCAAGTTCCGTCTTACCGACACCCGTTGGGCCGACAAACAAAAAGTTTGCAACAGGTTTATCCTTGGAGCGGAAGCCTGCACGGGAGCGCTTTACAGCCTTGGTAACGCCTTCAATAGCCGGGCCCTGACCGAAAATCTTCTTTGAAAGAATTTCTTCAAAGTGCCTGAGCTTTTCCGTCTCGTTTACGGAAACCTTCTGCTCCGGTATCCTTGCAGCTTTTGCGACAATCTTGTCTATGTCCGAAAGGCTTACCTCAGGCAGAGCTTCTTCGGCAAGGCTGTTTTTATCGGCCTCATTTTCGTTTCTTTCTTTATCGGCTCTTATCTTAATAAGAGCTCCGGCCTCGTCTATAAGGTCTATAGCCTTGTCGGGTAAAAATCTGTCTCTTATATGAAGGGCCGAAAGATGAACTGCCGATTCCAAAACCTCATCGCTGTAATGCACATTATGAAACTTCTCGTAGCTTTCTTTAAGGCCCTTTAGTATCTTAACCGTTTCTTCTTCGCTTGGTTCTTCAATGTCTATTTTTTGAAAACGCCTTGCAAGAGCAGCATCCTTTGTAAAATGCTTATTGTATTCTTCAAAGGTTGTAGCCCCGATGCAGCGCACTCTTCCATTCGATAAAATCGGTTTTAAAAGGTCAGGGGCTTCAATTCCGCCTCCGCCTGAGTTTGCATTTACTACAGTATGAATTTCATCTATAAAAAGAATAGCATTTTTTTCTCTTGAAATCTCGGATATGATCCGTTTAAGCCGCTCTTCAAAGTCGCCCCTGAATTTTGCTCCGGCCAAGAGATCCGATAGGCTTAAGCTGTAGATATTTGCGTTTTTTAAAAAGCTCGGAACCTTGTTTTCCGTAATTCTTTGGGCAAGCCCTTCGGTTATAGCCGTTTTTCCGACCCCTGCTCCGCCTACATGGAGGGGATTGTTTTTTTGTTTGCGGCATAAAATTTGAACGGTTCTTTCTATTTCTTCTTCCCTTCCGATGATGGGAGAAAGGCGGCCCTTGCGGGCTTTTTCGGTTAAATTTACCGTAAACCGTTCAAGATAAGTTTTTTGTGCCTTGTTTTTGTCGTGTTCGGGTGAGCTTTTTTCTTCAACATTATGAGGGGCCGCACCTTCTTTTAAGTCCGGATCTTCTTGGATATTTTCGGTTTGCTCATAGGCACTTTTGGTTTTGCCGTCATCATAGAAGTCGGGGCTGCTTACCAGCTGGAGGAGTCTCAGCCTGTCTATGCCGCTTTGCTTCATAAAAAAAGAACAATGATTTTTTTCTTCATCCATAAGGCTCACTATTATGTCGTTAATGCCTATAACGGGTTTTTCGGCAGCATTGCAGTTTAAAATGGCCCTTTCAAAAACATTTTGCAATCCTACTGTCTGAATCGGTTCTGTCTGATTATTTTGTGTTCTTATCGGAATCTTGTTTTCAAGATAGGTGTTTAGGTTATCGTGGATATAGCCCAAATCCGAACCTGAAAGGGTAAAAAGTTCTAAGGCCTTAGGATTAAACATAATAGCCCACAACAAGTGCTCCGGAGTAACAAATTCATGATTTCTTTTTTTTGCATCCTCTACCGCATCTTGAAAAATGCGTCTGACAGTTATACTTACCGTAAAATTCATACTTTTTCAACCTTGCATTGCAGCGGAAAATTATTATTCT
It encodes:
- a CDS encoding energy-coupling factor transporter transmembrane protein EcfT — encoded protein: MDGLKKAPHITLYILFFFLFYLSSVKHIEVLILWVFIVISMILIFSPERIKNLKSVLGVLPFVIMVLLPFFIRGFYNVPIEQRYFSAKLILRLMCAMMTISFISSKYSYLYLVEGVMKLGLPNFLNQIISLTFRYFFMVRTDIDKTAKAMNARCFDNARTFSKVSTYGEMIGGFFLKAADHGDKVYNAMRARGFTSETKFKPEKIASPLYIGLLVFFVLLFASLTIIERFMEIPWLF
- a CDS encoding energy-coupling factor ABC transporter ATP-binding protein; the protein is MAVLIENLSYTYPDGRNAIHSINAHFEKGKKTAVVGLNGSGKSTLLYHLNGTILPQTGRVSILGEDVSKKSLNSIRKKSGFLFDYPDHQLFLTSVYEDIGFGLKNLGMDREEIEAAVNRILKKLNIEYLKDYSPYQLSLGQKKICAIAGVLVMEPEIIVCDEPFSGLDSKVKSAFKAILDDFSKEGKTIIFSTHDQDFCYEWADNVYVMNEGELVAGGEAVSVFNNAEVLQRAGIVMPKLARLFGHKNPAPRSVEDALHLLL
- a CDS encoding CbiM family transporter gives rise to the protein MHISDGGLSTAVCAVGYAAGAVGIAFAVKGTKEEDIPKISLMAGTFFAISLIMIPIPPSSVHPLMCGLIGIIVGRKAPLAFFPALLLQALLFQHGGITTLGANTLMLSVSSILSAIIFYNWKSDNVLLKGTVIGALSVIFVVLVLSVLLMTGGSFAKETFIALFVSHSVVMAVEAVITGFAVKLMMKARPDWFKRNL
- a CDS encoding MFS transporter encodes the protein MQIQKRTEDRNLFLIYFGTITSLIGDEIGSVALSIWVALQTDNPVNFALVYSAAKFSRIVFSLFSGSIVDSFNKKKLLYLSDSAQFVLNIFILFLIAVNLDFNLKVFLFCLISVSQGFCLAIFKPASRAILPELINKENLKKANSVLEMSRSLISMLALIFAAGLVMLLGCELCILINALSFFISALSEIFIRYDFKKKDEQKKTDSKLKKIFDGYRYVLGEKELLSLALLASCLNFFCTPIFSNILTYQFKTVFTLNWQTGFAFINNFLKDEKSFLTLFSSICFFGIGIGNILGSLASQKVSGKNVKLFTLILQSLSFLILGFYFYFLRENNFLFNVILLGSIVSLSALSAGFSMGLFNVHTTSLYQKKVDPEFSGRFFAFNTVLIQISSPIGMLIGSSIAATGIFYPVFLFAGCFLCLLAFFNMTRLK
- a CDS encoding type II toxin-antitoxin system VapC family toxin gives rise to the protein MYYLDTNICIYFLNGKYQSIKNKILSIPPSKIRLPAIVKAELLLGAYKSIKKKENLKRLEVFFKEFEAEPFSDEAAYTYADIRSKPEKNGIIIGPNDLLIASIVLYNNGILVTNNTKEFKRIKALKLENWIDESGIKG
- the aat gene encoding leucyl/phenylalanyl-tRNA--protein transferase → MLTGFSSLSLLSSGEKNILLKRSQKDFPWLESDDFFDFNKAFGEEDYIQKSQDDEIISGGNLSPGMILSAYRHSFFPWFSEEDPIIWFSPSLRFVINKDSFHIPSRLKREIKKADFRITQNTAFDEVIENCALIKREGQKGTWITDDMLQAYRLLHKLGFAHSVEAWQGSELAGGFYGLYINEVFIGESMFSKVSGASKTAFALFSQDFFKNKKGLLIDAQIPSENIRRFGGFKIPRNRYLGILDS
- the clpA gene encoding ATP-dependent Clp protease ATP-binding subunit ClpA; the protein is MNFTVSITVRRIFQDAVEDAKKRNHEFVTPEHLLWAIMFNPKALELFTLSGSDLGYIHDNLNTYLENKIPIRTQNNQTEPIQTVGLQNVFERAILNCNAAEKPVIGINDIIVSLMDEEKNHCSFFMKQSGIDRLRLLQLVSSPDFYDDGKTKSAYEQTENIQEDPDLKEGAAPHNVEEKSSPEHDKNKAQKTYLERFTVNLTEKARKGRLSPIIGREEEIERTVQILCRKQKNNPLHVGGAGVGKTAITEGLAQRITENKVPSFLKNANIYSLSLSDLLAGAKFRGDFEERLKRIISEISREKNAILFIDEIHTVVNANSGGGGIEAPDLLKPILSNGRVRCIGATTFEEYNKHFTKDAALARRFQKIDIEEPSEEETVKILKGLKESYEKFHNVHYSDEVLESAVHLSALHIRDRFLPDKAIDLIDEAGALIKIRADKERNENEADKNSLAEEALPEVSLSDIDKIVAKAARIPEQKVSVNETEKLRHFEEILSKKIFGQGPAIEGVTKAVKRSRAGFRSKDKPVANFLFVGPTGVGKTELAKTLAEELGIPLLRFDMSEYQEKHTVSRLIGSPPGYVGFEEGGLLTSAVQKSPNAVLLLDEIEKAHHDIYNILLQIMDYATLTDNQGRKAAFNNIILIMTSNAGSSNIGKPLIGFGGERISESAVDEAVEKTFTPEFRNRLDAIIKFGPLTMQVMSLIIKKEVEKICTQLAEKEITLELEEDVIPLLAEKGYSEEFGARNAARLVEDEFVTPLTDMILFGETKKGSSVKCRIGDKTKKPYLVLSVK